A region from the Lolium perenne isolate Kyuss_39 chromosome 4, Kyuss_2.0, whole genome shotgun sequence genome encodes:
- the LOC127295665 gene encoding transcription factor Y1, producing the protein MGRAPCCDKVGLKRGRWTAEEDDALANYIAEHGEGSWRSLPKNAGLLRCGKSCRLRWINYLRDGVKRGNISKEEDDLIVKLHATLGNRWSLIASHLPGRTDNEIKNYWNSHLSRQIHTFRRTYAAGNDTTVTIDITKLTAAGKRRGGRTPGQSPRSVAKNQQTEPAKTKTKDVVGSSPAVPAKAKDVVVSTSSASSSPPQSDGARSVVVDPDQNQPSNGVSGSVSHSLSSDGPCSEDETWPLVMEPVDQTGLLEANSAVDQTGLWEANSSMNWEGETEMEALLYSGVVPEGPAQVDDLLDMDWEGLAADLWDAPAQYDVAKPAEPQAAATTGSNPEELESFVSWLLSDAS; encoded by the exons ATGGGGAGGGCGCCGTGCTGCGACAAGGTGGGGCTCAAACGCGGGCGGTGgacggcggaggaggacgacgcccTCGCAAACTACATTGCCGAACACGGTGAGGGCTCGTGGAGGTCGCTGCCCAAGAATGCAG GGCTGCTGAGGTGCGGCAAGAGCTGCCGGCTACGGTGGATCAACTACCTGCGAGACGGGGTGAAACGGGGGAACATCTCCAAGGAGGAGGACGACCTCATCGTCAAGCTCCATGCCACACTTGGCAACAG GTGGTCGCTGATCGCCAGCCACTTGCCGGGTCGGACAGACAACGAGATCAAGAACTACTGGAACTCGCACCTGAGCCGGCAGATCCACACGTTCCGGAGGACGTACGCCGCCGGCAACGACACCACCGTGACCATCGACATCACCAAGCTCACCGCCGCCGGGAAGCGCCGCGGCGGCCGGACACCCGGCCAGTCGCCGAGGAGCGTCGCGAAGAACCAgcagacggagccggcgaagacgAAGACGAAGGACGTCGTCGGCTCCAGCCCGGCCGTGCCGGCGAAGGCGAAGGACGTCGTCGTCTCCACGTCGTCAGCATCATCGAGCCCGCCTCAGAGCGACGGGGCGCGGAGCGTGGTGGTCGACCCGGACCAGAACCAGCCCAGCAACGGCGTCAGTGGCAGCGTCAGCCACAGCCTCAGCTCGGACGGGCCGTGCAGTGAGGACGAGACGTGGCCCCTGGTAATGGAGCCAGTGGACCAGACTGGGCTGCTGGAGGCGAACAGCGCGGTTGATCAGACTGGGCTATGGGAGGCGAACAGCTCCATGAACTGGGAGGGGGAGACCGAGATGGAGGCCCTGCTGTACAGCGGCGTCGTGCCGGAAGGCCCGGCTCAGGTGGACGACCTGCTGGACATGGACTGGGAGGGCCTCGCAGCCGATCTATGGGACGCGCCAGCCCAGTATGATGTGGCCAAGCCCGCGGAGCCACAGGCGGCCGCGACAACGGGCTCCAACCCGGAGGAGCTCGAGTCATTCGTCAGCTGGCTCCTGTCGGACGCGAGCTAA